One stretch of Cetobacterium sp. NK01 DNA includes these proteins:
- a CDS encoding urocanate hydratase → MLNQEIFNAMTIKLTANDIPMEIPKIDPKVRRAPKRVVHLEKDEIALALKNALRYIPEEFHEMLAPEFLEELKTHGRIYGYRFRPTGNIHGKPIFEYEGKCTDAKAIQVMIDNNLDFDIALYPYELVTYGETGQVCQNWMQYRLIKKYLENITMDQTLVVASGHPTGLFKSHPSAPRVIITNGLMIGAFDDYDNWARGAALGVANYGQMTAGGWMYIGPQGIVHGTYSTILNAGRLFCGVPADGDLAGKLFVTSGLGGMSGAQGKATVIAKGVSIIAEVDLSRIQTRLEQGWINKFVTTPKEAFDLAKEKMDSKTPYAIAYLGNIVDLLEYADTNNVHIDLLSDQTSCHAVYDGGYCPVGITFEERTRLLAEDRETFRKLVDETLRRHYNVIKNLTNKGVYFFDYGNSFLKSIYDIGIKEISKNGRDDKGGFIFPSYVEDILGPELFDYGYGPFRWVCLSGKKEDLLKTDAAALELVDPNRRYQDRDNYMWIKDADENGLVVGTQARIFYQDAMSRTQIALKFNDMVRKGEIGPVMLGRDHHDVSGTDSPFRETSNIKDGSNIMADMATQCFAGNAARGMTMIALHNGGGVGIGKSINGGFGMVLDGSKRVDDILAQAMPWDVMGGVARRAWARNPHSIETVMEFNKNNEGTDHITLPYIVDENLIEKLVK, encoded by the coding sequence ATGTTAAATCAAGAGATTTTTAATGCTATGACAATTAAATTAACTGCTAATGATATTCCTATGGAAATACCTAAAATTGATCCAAAAGTTAGAAGAGCTCCAAAAAGGGTAGTACATTTAGAAAAAGATGAAATAGCTTTAGCACTTAAAAATGCCTTAAGATATATTCCTGAAGAATTCCATGAAATGTTAGCTCCAGAATTTTTAGAAGAGTTAAAAACTCACGGTAGAATATACGGATATAGATTTAGACCTACAGGAAATATTCACGGAAAACCAATTTTTGAATATGAAGGAAAATGTACTGATGCAAAGGCAATTCAAGTTATGATAGATAATAATTTAGATTTTGACATAGCTCTTTACCCATATGAACTTGTAACTTATGGTGAAACAGGACAAGTTTGTCAAAACTGGATGCAATATAGATTAATTAAAAAATATCTTGAAAATATAACAATGGATCAAACTTTAGTTGTAGCTTCTGGGCATCCAACAGGACTATTTAAATCTCATCCTTCAGCACCAAGAGTTATAATAACTAATGGACTTATGATTGGAGCTTTTGATGATTATGATAACTGGGCAAGAGGTGCAGCTCTTGGAGTAGCTAACTATGGTCAGATGACTGCAGGAGGATGGATGTACATTGGACCGCAAGGAATAGTTCATGGTACATATTCTACAATTTTAAACGCAGGAAGACTTTTCTGTGGCGTTCCTGCTGATGGAGATTTAGCGGGTAAATTATTTGTAACATCAGGACTTGGAGGAATGAGTGGTGCTCAAGGAAAGGCTACTGTTATAGCTAAAGGAGTTTCTATAATTGCAGAAGTTGATTTATCTAGAATTCAAACTAGATTAGAACAAGGTTGGATAAATAAATTTGTTACAACTCCTAAAGAAGCTTTTGATTTAGCTAAAGAAAAAATGGATTCAAAAACTCCATATGCTATTGCTTATTTAGGAAATATAGTAGACTTATTAGAATATGCAGATACAAATAATGTTCATATAGATTTATTATCTGATCAAACATCTTGTCATGCTGTTTATGACGGTGGATATTGTCCTGTTGGAATAACATTTGAAGAGAGAACAAGATTATTAGCAGAGGATAGAGAAACTTTTAGAAAATTGGTAGATGAAACTTTAAGAAGACATTACAATGTAATTAAAAATTTAACTAATAAAGGAGTTTATTTCTTTGATTATGGAAATAGTTTCTTAAAATCTATCTATGATATTGGAATTAAAGAGATATCAAAAAATGGAAGAGATGATAAAGGAGGTTTTATATTTCCATCATATGTTGAGGATATTTTAGGGCCAGAATTATTTGATTATGGTTATGGTCCATTTAGATGGGTTTGTTTGTCAGGAAAAAAAGAGGATCTTTTAAAAACTGATGCAGCAGCTCTTGAATTAGTCGATCCAAATAGAAGATACCAAGATAGAGATAATTATATGTGGATTAAAGATGCAGATGAAAATGGACTTGTTGTAGGAACACAAGCTAGAATATTTTATCAAGATGCTATGAGCAGAACTCAAATAGCTTTAAAATTTAATGATATGGTTAGAAAAGGTGAAATAGGACCAGTTATGTTAGGACGTGACCATCATGATGTTTCAGGAACAGATTCACCATTTAGAGAAACATCAAATATAAAAGACGGAAGTAATATTATGGCTGATATGGCAACGCAATGTTTTGCAGGAAATGCTGCTAGAGGAATGACTATGATAGCTCTACATAATGGTGGAGGAGTAGGAATTGGAAAATCTATAAATGGTGGATTTGGAATGGTTTTAGATGGAAGCAAAAGAGTAGATGATATTTTAGCTCAAGCAATGCCATGGGATGTTATGGGAGGAGTTGCAAGAAGAGCATGGGCAAGAAATCCGCACTCAATTGAAACTGTTATGGAATTTAATAAAAATAATGAAGGAACAGATCATATAACTTTACCATATATTGTAGATGAAAATTTAATAGAAAAATTAGTAAAATAA
- a CDS encoding helix-turn-helix domain-containing protein → MYLNKKSLNILNLFLTLKKYSFTELEMILKIKKRSISMNINTINSFLHNHNINGIIKVGEFFFIDEKELLKIKDLLSHAPFTPTERRDYILLKLFFTNKIILSNSFIELDITRRTLNYDLERIKDYLIRYNLKLESLPSKGIFLIGNEINIRILFASYLTKYFIERESCHNLFINLINSIFSKKELSLAKKIVLNLINKMNISLPPEDFFKIVSIILIHSFREINFPCFYEEYKTPNKLLENKNYTVVTNFLKKYGLEELKLYELDLVIEILLSLDTEIYTKNLESEICEFLEKLEIKLKVSIPREKDFLMQISNAIRIGKFKAELNFLEHKELHKLDKEYKRYYTEISNTIKSIIPEFYLEDIIYLTILIKNTIDTISINRKEPKNIAIIDNSFNHIYGKMLLKYIKGNYYVNILKILDNYQLKDFLRNEHNIDFILTLSDINIKKFHVPTIKMDFDYILNSVCELEKHGFLKK, encoded by the coding sequence ATGTATTTAAATAAAAAATCATTAAATATTTTGAATTTATTTTTAACTCTTAAAAAATATAGTTTTACAGAGTTAGAAATGATTCTTAAAATAAAAAAAAGATCAATTTCAATGAATATAAATACTATAAATAGTTTTTTGCACAATCATAATATAAATGGAATAATTAAAGTTGGTGAATTTTTTTTCATTGATGAAAAAGAACTTTTGAAAATAAAAGATCTTTTATCACATGCTCCATTTACTCCAACTGAAAGAAGAGATTATATTTTATTAAAACTTTTTTTTACAAATAAGATTATATTAAGTAACAGCTTTATTGAATTAGATATAACAAGAAGAACTTTAAATTATGATTTAGAAAGAATAAAAGATTATTTAATTAGATATAATTTAAAGCTTGAAAGCTTACCTTCAAAAGGAATTTTTCTTATAGGAAATGAAATAAATATTCGAATTTTATTTGCAAGTTACTTAACTAAATATTTTATAGAAAGAGAAAGCTGTCATAATTTATTTATTAATCTAATAAATAGCATTTTTAGTAAAAAAGAATTGAGTTTAGCAAAAAAAATAGTTTTAAATTTAATTAATAAAATGAACATTTCACTACCACCAGAAGATTTTTTTAAAATAGTTTCAATTATTTTAATCCATTCTTTTAGAGAAATAAATTTTCCATGTTTTTATGAAGAATATAAAACTCCAAATAAATTACTAGAAAATAAGAATTATACTGTTGTTACAAATTTTTTAAAAAAATATGGATTAGAAGAGTTAAAATTATATGAGTTAGATTTAGTTATTGAAATCTTATTATCTCTTGATACAGAAATATATACAAAAAATCTCGAGAGTGAAATATGTGAATTTTTAGAAAAATTAGAAATAAAATTAAAAGTAAGTATACCAAGAGAAAAAGATTTTTTAATGCAAATATCTAATGCAATAAGAATAGGAAAGTTTAAAGCAGAATTAAATTTTTTAGAGCATAAAGAGCTTCATAAGTTAGATAAAGAATATAAACGTTATTACACAGAAATAAGTAATACAATTAAATCAATTATACCTGAATTTTATTTAGAAGATATAATTTATCTAACAATACTTATCAAAAATACAATAGATACAATCAGTATTAATCGAAAAGAGCCTAAAAATATAGCTATTATAGATAATTCTTTTAATCATATATATGGCAAAATGCTTTTAAAATATATAAAAGGAAATTATTATGTAAATATTTTAAAAATTTTGGATAACTATCAATTGAAAGATTTTTTAAGAAATGAGCATAATATAGATTTTATTTTAACGTTAAGTGATATAAATATAAAAAAATTTCATGTTCCAACTATAAAAATGGATTTTGATTATATTTTAAATAGTGTTTGTGAATTAGAAAAACATGGTTTTCTAAAAAAATAA
- a CDS encoding ABC-F family ATP-binding cassette domain-containing protein, producing MSILDVKNVSHGFGSRVILENASFRLLKGEHVGLVGANGEGKSTFLNIITGKLMPDEGQVSWCNHITTGYLDQYSTLEKGKTIRDILKSAFANMFELEQEIMDLYTKMGDCSPEEMDSILEEVGEIQSILEGADFYNLDSKIEEYAAGLGLLDIGLERDVSELSGGQRAKILLAKVLLENPMILILDEPTNFLDEDHITWLKNFLKNYENAFILVSHDIPFLNEVTNVIYHIENAVLTRYTGDYYQFKEMYELKKRQIEAAYKKQQKEIAHLEDFIARNKARVATTNLAKDRQKKLDRMEIIEIAREKPKPIFGFKTARTPSREIITVKDLVIGYNEPLTKPLNFTIERNQKIAIKGVNGLGKSTLLNTILKRIKALSGEIEHGQFLEIGYFKQEEESSTTTALDEFWNEFPGLTNAEVRAALAKCGLTTDHITSQMRVLSGGENAKVRLAKIMNREINFLILDEPTNHLDVDAKEELKRAIKEFNGTVLMVSHEPEFYMDVATEIWNVEDWTTKII from the coding sequence ATGAGTATTTTAGATGTAAAAAATGTAAGTCATGGATTTGGTTCTAGAGTTATTTTAGAAAATGCCTCATTTAGACTTTTAAAAGGAGAACATGTTGGCCTAGTTGGAGCTAACGGAGAAGGAAAATCAACATTTTTAAATATTATAACAGGTAAACTTATGCCAGATGAAGGTCAAGTTTCTTGGTGTAATCATATTACAACTGGATATCTTGATCAGTATAGTACTTTAGAAAAAGGAAAAACAATTAGAGATATCTTAAAATCTGCATTTGCTAACATGTTTGAATTAGAACAAGAAATTATGGATCTTTATACTAAAATGGGAGATTGCTCTCCTGAAGAGATGGACTCTATTTTAGAAGAGGTTGGTGAAATTCAAAGTATTCTTGAAGGTGCTGATTTTTATAACTTAGATTCTAAAATTGAAGAGTATGCTGCTGGTTTAGGTTTACTTGATATTGGATTAGAAAGAGATGTTTCTGAACTTTCTGGTGGTCAAAGAGCTAAGATACTTCTTGCTAAAGTTCTATTAGAAAACCCTATGATTTTAATTTTAGACGAACCTACAAACTTTTTGGATGAAGATCATATAACTTGGTTAAAAAACTTCTTAAAAAACTACGAAAATGCTTTTATTTTAGTTTCACACGATATTCCATTTTTAAATGAAGTTACAAATGTTATATATCACATTGAAAATGCTGTATTAACTAGATATACTGGTGATTATTATCAATTTAAAGAGATGTATGAATTAAAAAAGAGACAAATTGAAGCAGCTTATAAAAAACAGCAAAAAGAAATTGCCCACCTAGAAGATTTTATAGCTAGAAATAAAGCTAGAGTTGCTACAACAAACCTAGCTAAAGATAGACAAAAAAAGTTAGATCGTATGGAAATTATTGAAATCGCTAGAGAAAAACCAAAACCAATTTTTGGATTTAAAACAGCTCGTACACCTTCTAGAGAGATTATAACAGTTAAAGATTTGGTGATTGGATATAATGAACCTTTAACAAAACCACTTAATTTTACAATAGAGCGTAATCAAAAAATTGCTATAAAAGGAGTTAATGGATTAGGAAAATCAACTCTTCTTAATACAATTTTAAAAAGAATAAAAGCTCTGTCTGGAGAAATTGAACATGGACAGTTTTTAGAAATTGGTTATTTTAAACAAGAAGAAGAAAGCTCTACTACAACTGCTTTAGATGAATTTTGGAATGAATTCCCCGGATTAACTAATGCTGAAGTTAGAGCAGCTCTCGCTAAATGTGGTTTAACTACAGATCATATAACAAGTCAAATGCGAGTTTTATCTGGAGGAGAAAATGCTAAAGTAAGGCTTGCTAAAATTATGAACCGTGAAATTAACTTTCTAATTTTAGACGAACCTACAAACCATTTAGATGTAGATGCAAAAGAAGAATTAAAAAGAGCTATCAAAGAATTTAATGGTACTGTTTTAATGGTAAGTCACGAACCTGAATTTTATATGGACGTTGCAACTGAAATATGGAATGTTGAAGACTGGACAACTAAAATAATCTAA
- a CDS encoding LTA synthase family protein: protein MIRKRQNNCFKIFGFFIQQYIYLYLMMLFSRVYFLKKTFPSEIKIPRDIIYKGFKIGWIFDNSIIGSFTVISSILFLGFYILNKKFNKLAKLIYLIPIASLFTVICAINIANIEYFKEFGFNVNSSIINYLGDTDEILATTFSSAQYSPIANLLIILFFTFGFLILTKKNLEKFNKKLEFNLLSKLKEIITLLLIITIGVFSSRGGFSEAVLDWGRGYYSEYSYMNQFTINPVFSLGRSYYNLKKEQRKGRALEKTFSNEELNNNIREIIDDKNSKYISKTNPLLRVTNTEKEQKNYNVVIVLMESFMSKYIGIQGAQIDMTPNFNKLAKEGVLFNNFYATGTRSNRGIASVIVSYPSPKAISVTKEFTAGQKSFFSLPKILKERGYNTSFIYGGDAEFDNMSGFLKLNGVDNIIDIKNFSKEDRTIKWGVPDDKLFKKTVDYLDSLKDPFFTTVFTLSNHAPYDIDSNYKLFKNNEFGELTNRLNAFHFADIALGEFIKEVKKKEWATNTIFVFVADHGFKTDSNFDLNWENFRVPLLLWSPGNIFNAKIDESTSSQVDILPTLMGLLGGEYKNSSWGRDLFKSSKKNEYAYIMQNNFYGVVKDDVLLIDGDGVKPKLVDIKNSKYLENNEILDKLDKVTRTYLELETYQLKNGTFAD from the coding sequence ATGATAAGAAAAAGACAAAATAACTGTTTTAAAATCTTTGGATTTTTTATACAACAGTATATTTATCTCTACTTAATGATGTTATTTAGTAGAGTTTATTTTTTAAAGAAAACATTTCCAAGTGAGATAAAAATTCCAAGAGATATAATCTACAAAGGATTTAAAATTGGCTGGATTTTTGATAATTCAATAATAGGGAGCTTTACAGTAATATCTTCAATATTATTTTTAGGATTTTATATTTTGAACAAAAAATTTAATAAATTAGCAAAGTTAATATATCTTATTCCAATTGCAAGTTTATTTACAGTAATATGTGCTATAAATATAGCAAACATAGAGTATTTTAAAGAGTTTGGCTTTAATGTCAATTCATCAATTATAAACTATTTAGGAGATACTGATGAAATTTTAGCAACAACTTTTTCAAGTGCTCAATATAGCCCAATAGCTAATTTGTTAATTATTTTATTTTTTACTTTTGGATTTCTAATTCTAACAAAAAAGAATTTAGAAAAATTTAATAAAAAATTAGAATTCAATCTATTGTCAAAACTAAAAGAAATAATTACATTACTTTTGATAATAACAATAGGAGTTTTTTCATCAAGAGGAGGCTTTTCAGAGGCAGTTTTAGATTGGGGAAGAGGTTATTATTCTGAGTATTCATATATGAATCAATTTACTATAAATCCTGTTTTTTCTTTGGGGAGGTCATATTATAATTTAAAAAAAGAACAAAGAAAAGGAAGGGCATTAGAGAAAACTTTCTCTAATGAAGAGTTAAATAATAATATAAGAGAAATTATTGATGATAAAAACTCTAAATATATTTCAAAAACAAATCCTTTATTGAGAGTAACAAATACTGAAAAAGAACAAAAAAATTATAACGTAGTCATAGTGTTGATGGAAAGTTTTATGTCAAAATATATAGGTATTCAAGGTGCACAAATAGATATGACACCAAATTTTAATAAATTGGCAAAAGAAGGAGTTTTGTTTAATAATTTTTATGCAACAGGAACAAGATCAAATAGAGGTATAGCATCTGTTATAGTTTCATATCCTTCACCTAAAGCAATATCTGTGACTAAAGAATTTACAGCGGGACAAAAATCATTTTTTTCATTACCTAAGATATTAAAAGAAAGAGGATATAATACTTCCTTTATATATGGTGGTGATGCAGAATTTGATAATATGTCAGGATTTTTAAAATTAAATGGTGTAGATAATATTATTGATATCAAAAACTTTTCAAAAGAAGATAGAACTATAAAGTGGGGAGTTCCTGATGATAAATTATTTAAGAAAACAGTAGATTATTTAGACTCTTTAAAAGATCCATTTTTTACAACGGTTTTTACCCTAAGTAATCACGCTCCATACGATATTGATTCTAATTATAAACTGTTTAAAAATAATGAATTTGGTGAGTTAACAAATAGATTAAATGCCTTTCATTTTGCAGATATTGCTTTGGGAGAATTTATAAAAGAAGTAAAGAAAAAAGAGTGGGCTACAAATACAATATTTGTATTTGTAGCTGACCATGGATTTAAAACAGATTCTAACTTTGATTTAAATTGGGAAAATTTTAGAGTACCATTGCTTTTATGGTCACCTGGAAATATATTTAATGCTAAAATTGATGAATCAACATCTTCACAAGTTGATATTCTTCCAACTTTAATGGGACTTCTAGGAGGAGAATATAAAAACTCAAGTTGGGGAAGAGATCTTTTTAAATCATCTAAAAAAAATGAGTATGCATATATAATGCAAAATAATTTCTATGGAGTTGTAAAAGACGATGTTCTTTTAATTGATGGAGATGGAGTTAAACCAAAGTTAGTGGATATAAAAAATTCAAAATATTTAGAAAATAACGAAATATTAGATAAATTAGATAAAGTAACGAGGACATATTTAGAATTAGAAACGTATCAATTAAAAAATGGAACATTTGCAGATTAA
- a CDS encoding nitroreductase family protein, whose protein sequence is MFQVDGNKCIGCGLCVKDCFVKDINFVGGKAKIKNIRCFKCGHCIAVCPVGAVSTDDYNMNDVIEYKKDEFSINPDNLLNFIKFERTIRHFKSKDIEDDKILKIIEAGRFTQTASNAQNVNYVVVKKEIQEVRKIILETLNELGKYVLENSENLLYKRYAKMWIKMYNDFILDPLGDDSLFFKAPVLIIVTSEHILNAGLASANMKLMIDALGLGAVFSGFFTRACENNVKIKEFLGIEKNQNIVACMVIGYPDIKYSRTVPRKEANIIWK, encoded by the coding sequence GTGTTTCAAGTAGATGGGAATAAATGCATTGGTTGTGGACTTTGTGTAAAAGATTGTTTTGTTAAAGATATTAATTTTGTTGGAGGGAAAGCAAAAATAAAAAATATTAGATGCTTTAAATGTGGACATTGTATTGCTGTTTGTCCTGTAGGAGCGGTATCCACAGATGACTATAATATGAATGATGTAATTGAATATAAAAAGGATGAATTTTCTATTAATCCAGACAATCTTTTAAATTTTATAAAATTTGAAAGAACTATAAGACATTTTAAATCAAAAGATATAGAAGATGATAAAATATTAAAAATTATAGAGGCTGGTAGATTTACTCAAACAGCTAGTAATGCGCAAAATGTTAATTATGTAGTGGTAAAAAAAGAAATTCAAGAAGTTAGAAAAATAATATTAGAAACTTTAAATGAATTAGGAAAATATGTATTAGAAAATTCAGAAAATTTGTTATATAAAAGATATGCTAAAATGTGGATAAAGATGTATAATGACTTTATTTTGGATCCTTTAGGAGACGATAGTTTATTTTTTAAAGCTCCAGTACTGATAATTGTAACCTCAGAACATATTTTAAATGCTGGTTTAGCTTCAGCTAATATGAAATTAATGATTGATGCTTTAGGATTAGGAGCAGTATTTAGTGGATTTTTCACAAGAGCCTGTGAAAATAATGTGAAAATTAAAGAGTTTTTAGGGATTGAAAAAAATCAAAATATTGTAGCTTGTATGGTTATAGGTTATCCAGATATAAAGTATTCAAGAACTGTTCCTAGAAAAGAAGCAAATATTATTTGGAAATAA
- a CDS encoding ROK family transcriptional regulator: MYQKKIREDNEKKVFHYIYQKQENFSIVDISNNLNISFPTIKTILNKFLEKKYIKEEIKIGSGTGRKAQYYSLNKNFVYSIGISIHFKKIKVILGNERGEILKELTIKDYFFKDNLIEKVDEILEDFLLEIKKEIKQKIIGIGISIPGIVDKKTNTIEITSLLRIPLNKVYDLSKKYNKKILIDNEGNMCAISEKFLGIGKDFSRFIILNIEDTLNMSTFLEENEYGNFSFKASRVNHMSINFQGIKCDCGNRGCWGKYTSESVLLENFQKINPNILKLKDIFKNNFLDNKNNFDIFDNYLEHLAIGIKNIIFLYNPEKIIISGNLSLYKDKFKNNLLNKIYHKNIFFKGKETIEFSNLGEKSVYLGAIMLPIIDELF; the protein is encoded by the coding sequence ATGTATCAAAAAAAAATAAGAGAGGATAATGAAAAAAAAGTCTTTCATTACATATATCAAAAACAAGAAAATTTTTCAATTGTTGATATATCAAATAATTTAAATATAAGTTTTCCAACTATAAAAACAATTTTAAATAAATTTTTAGAAAAAAAATATATAAAAGAAGAAATTAAAATAGGTTCTGGAACTGGAAGAAAAGCACAATACTATTCTTTAAATAAAAATTTTGTATATAGCATAGGAATATCTATTCATTTTAAAAAAATAAAGGTTATTTTAGGTAATGAAAGAGGAGAAATATTAAAAGAACTTACTATTAAGGATTATTTTTTTAAAGATAACTTAATTGAAAAAGTAGATGAAATTTTAGAAGATTTCTTACTTGAAATAAAAAAAGAAATCAAACAAAAAATTATTGGAATTGGAATTTCTATTCCTGGAATAGTTGATAAAAAAACTAATACAATTGAAATAACATCTTTATTAAGAATTCCACTTAATAAAGTTTATGATTTATCAAAAAAATATAATAAAAAAATTCTTATTGATAATGAAGGAAATATGTGTGCAATAAGTGAAAAATTTTTAGGAATTGGTAAAGATTTTTCAAGATTTATTATTTTAAATATCGAAGATACACTTAATATGTCTACATTTTTAGAAGAAAACGAATACGGAAACTTTTCTTTTAAAGCTTCTAGAGTCAATCATATGAGTATAAATTTTCAAGGAATAAAATGTGATTGTGGAAATAGAGGATGTTGGGGAAAGTATACTTCTGAATCGGTTCTTTTAGAAAATTTTCAAAAAATTAATCCAAATATTTTAAAATTAAAAGATATATTTAAAAATAATTTTTTAGATAATAAAAATAATTTTGATATTTTTGATAATTATCTTGAACATTTAGCTATAGGAATAAAAAATATTATATTCTTATATAATCCTGAAAAAATAATTATTTCAGGAAATTTATCTCTTTATAAAGATAAATTTAAAAATAATTTATTAAATAAAATTTACCATAAAAATATTTTTTTTAAAGGCAAAGAAACCATTGAATTTTCTAACTTAGGTGAAAAAAGTGTATATTTAGGAGCAATTATGCTACCTATAATCGATGAATTATTTTAA
- a CDS encoding YqaA family protein, producing the protein MFEILKNYGILGIAIAGLLEATILPIPMETISIPVYLSSEKNIPYLVVILIFFSTLGSAIGYFFWKELGRFIRDKYSQKKILIKLKKLYEKNIFLTILSSAFTPIPFEGYVMVAGILGINFKIFILGAIASRILRHLPQGIIVYFYGERILNNFKAYSIGIILIFICIFIIKKFNLLNKYSKKGNI; encoded by the coding sequence ATGTTTGAAATATTAAAAAATTATGGAATTTTGGGAATAGCTATAGCAGGTTTATTAGAAGCAACAATATTACCTATTCCTATGGAAACAATATCTATACCAGTATATCTTTCTTCAGAGAAAAATATACCATATTTAGTAGTTATTTTAATTTTTTTCTCTACTTTAGGAAGTGCAATAGGATATTTCTTCTGGAAAGAGTTAGGTAGATTTATAAGAGATAAATATTCTCAAAAAAAAATTTTGATAAAATTAAAAAAATTATATGAAAAAAATATCTTTTTAACTATTCTAAGTTCAGCATTTACACCAATTCCTTTTGAAGGATATGTTATGGTAGCAGGTATACTAGGAATAAACTTTAAGATATTTATATTAGGAGCAATCGCAAGTAGAATATTAAGACATTTGCCTCAAGGAATAATAGTTTATTTTTATGGAGAAAGAATATTAAATAATTTTAAAGCGTATAGTATTGGAATTATATTAATTTTTATTTGTATTTTTATTATAAAAAAATTTAATTTATTAAATAAATATTCAAAAAAAGGCAATATATAA
- the hutG gene encoding formimidoylglutamase codes for MYWTGRIDGVELDVLRIHQVVKVMTFEDLLEIDLKEKKVCFVSFNSDEGVRRNSGRLGAKEGWIHVKRALSGFPIFREDLKFYDLKDPVEVLNHDLEFAHTKMSNIISALKERNFLVVVLGGGHDIAFANYSGILDYALKKDENPKIGIINFDAHFDMREYKNGRNSGTMFLQIADICEERKLNFDYNVFGIQKFSNTKRLFDRADRLGVKYYFAEEIRTIPSDDLYSILKRNDYIHLTLCTDVFHITSAPGVSAPQTFGVNPRNALPLLKTIARYSKNLTIDVAEINPTYDYDDRTSRLMANIIYELILCHFE; via the coding sequence ATGTATTGGACTGGAAGAATAGATGGCGTGGAATTAGACGTTCTTCGTATACATCAAGTTGTTAAAGTAATGACTTTTGAAGATTTACTAGAGATTGATTTAAAAGAAAAAAAAGTTTGTTTTGTAAGCTTTAATTCTGATGAGGGAGTTAGAAGAAATTCAGGAAGACTAGGAGCAAAGGAGGGATGGATACATGTAAAGCGAGCGTTATCTGGATTCCCAATTTTTAGAGAGGATTTAAAATTTTATGACTTAAAAGATCCAGTTGAAGTTTTAAATCATGACTTAGAATTTGCTCATACAAAAATGTCTAATATAATTTCAGCCTTAAAAGAAAGAAATTTTCTTGTAGTAGTTCTTGGTGGTGGTCACGATATAGCATTTGCAAATTATTCTGGAATTTTAGATTATGCTTTAAAAAAAGATGAGAATCCTAAAATCGGAATAATAAATTTCGATGCTCATTTTGATATGAGAGAATATAAAAATGGTAGAAATTCAGGGACTATGTTTTTACAAATAGCTGATATTTGTGAGGAAAGAAAATTAAATTTTGATTATAATGTTTTTGGAATACAAAAATTTTCTAATACAAAAAGACTTTTTGATAGAGCAGATAGATTAGGTGTTAAATATTATTTTGCAGAAGAGATTAGAACTATACCAAGTGATGATCTGTATTCAATTTTAAAAAGAAATGATTATATACATTTAACTTTATGCACAGATGTTTTTCATATAACATCTGCTCCAGGAGTAAGTGCTCCACAAACATTTGGAGTAAATCCAAGGAATGCATTACCTCTTTTAAAAACAATTGCAAGGTATTCAAAAAATTTAACAATAGATGTAGCTGAAATTAATCCAACTTACGATTATGATGACAGAACATCAAGATTAATGGCTAATATAATATACGAATTAATTCTTTGTCATTTTGAATAG